Proteins from one Flavobacterium branchiarum genomic window:
- a CDS encoding head GIN domain-containing protein translates to MIKIIICVTKFIVVAITALLFASCNFSNSLKSIEGSGNVSTEKRNIEGTFENVSVSNAIDLVIEQSDKTEVTVEADDNLINKITTKIEGNTLVIKCSYNSFRNIKSKKVIVKMPVINNIKASSASTVKSINILRGEDISLDASSAAEINVNVESDAVTCETSSASNIAIEGKALTLNVSASSGSDIDAKRMLANEIDAQASSGASIAVHPIVSLKAKASSGGDIIYNSIPKSIEKKSSSGGSIEQE, encoded by the coding sequence ATGATCAAGATAATTATTTGTGTTACCAAGTTTATAGTTGTTGCCATAACAGCTTTATTGTTTGCTTCTTGTAACTTTTCGAACAGTTTAAAATCGATAGAAGGAAGCGGAAACGTTAGTACTGAAAAACGAAATATTGAAGGAACTTTTGAAAATGTATCTGTTAGTAATGCCATTGATCTTGTAATCGAACAATCGGATAAAACTGAAGTTACTGTGGAAGCAGATGATAATTTGATAAACAAAATAACAACTAAGATTGAAGGAAATACTTTGGTTATAAAATGCAGCTATAATTCTTTTAGAAATATTAAATCTAAAAAAGTAATTGTAAAAATGCCAGTCATTAATAACATAAAAGCTTCTAGCGCTTCAACTGTAAAAAGCATCAACATTTTAAGAGGAGAAGATATCAGCCTAGACGCATCAAGTGCAGCAGAAATTAATGTAAATGTAGAATCTGACGCTGTTACCTGCGAAACTAGTAGCGCCAGTAATATAGCCATTGAAGGAAAAGCATTAACTCTAAATGTATCTGCTTCTAGCGGAAGTGATATCGATGCAAAAAGAATGTTGGCAAATGAAATTGATGCACAAGCTTCAAGCGGTGCTTCAATAGCTGTTCATCCTATTGTGAGTTTAAAAGCAAAAGCAAGTAGCGGAGGAGATATTATTTACAACTCGATTCCAAAATCTATCGAGAAAAAATCGAGTTCTGGAGGAAGCATCGAACAAGAGTAA
- a CDS encoding PspC domain-containing protein, translating to MNKTVNINLGGMFFHIDEDAYLKLTRYFDAIKRSLGNSSGKDEIIKDIEMRVSELLTEKQKSEKHVVGIKDVDEVIAVMGQPEDYILEEEANSSNQSFSDSGTRRTKKLYRDKEKGMIGGVATGLGHYFGIDAVWLKIMFLIFVFAGFGTGIVAYIVLWIVTPEAVTTSEKLEMTGEPVTISNIEKKVREEIESLSDKFKNADYDKMGNQVKSGAERIGSGFSDFIMTIFKVFAKFLGIILIISGITTLMFLLIGVFTLGTNLFIEFPWQNFVDAGNFTDYPIWMFGLLMFFAVGIPFFFMTLLGFKLLAPNMKSIGNVAKYTLLAVWIIAMALAISIGIKQATEVSYENKTVQKYPLNIKTTDTLFVKFKYNDYYTKDLNHRDDFEFVQDSANNQLIYSTNISLHVLRTDEKTAYIQIEKNARGKSFMDAKQRAEKINYKFEIKGNQLLLDNYLLTDIINKFRDQEVKIYLYLPEGQLLKPDASVEDYDESDNDFFNLHFSADNYIYKVGTSKVICLNCPASENEYDDVDANQNIDINDTINEVSVKINGKEVLNGKKTSGQLTIDKNGVIIKTN from the coding sequence ATGAACAAAACAGTAAATATTAACTTAGGAGGCATGTTCTTTCATATAGATGAAGATGCATACTTGAAACTGACGCGCTATTTTGACGCTATAAAACGTTCTTTGGGTAACTCTTCTGGTAAAGATGAAATTATTAAAGACATTGAAATGCGTGTTTCGGAATTATTAACCGAAAAACAAAAAAGTGAAAAACACGTTGTAGGTATAAAAGATGTAGACGAGGTTATTGCAGTAATGGGACAACCAGAAGACTACATTCTAGAGGAAGAAGCTAATTCATCTAATCAATCATTTAGCGATTCTGGAACTAGAAGAACCAAAAAATTATACCGTGATAAAGAAAAAGGTATGATTGGTGGTGTGGCTACTGGTTTAGGACATTATTTTGGAATAGATGCAGTATGGCTAAAAATTATGTTCTTGATATTTGTTTTTGCTGGATTTGGAACTGGTATCGTAGCTTATATCGTTTTATGGATTGTAACTCCCGAGGCTGTAACAACTTCGGAAAAACTAGAAATGACTGGTGAGCCTGTTACTATTTCGAATATCGAGAAAAAGGTACGTGAAGAAATTGAATCTTTATCTGATAAATTCAAAAATGCCGATTATGACAAAATGGGAAACCAAGTAAAGTCGGGTGCTGAAAGAATAGGAAGTGGCTTTAGCGACTTTATCATGACCATTTTTAAAGTTTTTGCTAAGTTCTTAGGGATTATTTTAATCATCTCTGGAATAACTACATTGATGTTTTTACTAATCGGAGTTTTTACTCTAGGCACCAATCTTTTTATTGAATTTCCTTGGCAAAACTTTGTAGATGCAGGTAACTTTACTGATTATCCTATCTGGATGTTTGGCTTATTAATGTTCTTTGCTGTTGGAATTCCGTTTTTCTTTATGACTCTTTTAGGTTTTAAATTATTGGCTCCAAACATGAAATCTATCGGTAATGTTGCAAAATATACTTTGCTTGCTGTTTGGATTATTGCTATGGCTTTGGCTATAAGTATTGGAATTAAACAAGCTACTGAGGTTTCGTATGAAAACAAAACGGTACAAAAATATCCTTTAAACATAAAAACTACAGATACTCTTTTTGTGAAGTTTAAATACAATGATTACTACACAAAAGACCTTAACCATCGTGATGATTTCGAATTTGTACAAGACTCTGCTAACAACCAATTGATATATTCTACCAATATTAGTTTACATGTTTTGCGTACTGACGAAAAAACGGCATACATTCAAATTGAAAAAAATGCTAGGGGAAAGTCATTTATGGATGCTAAACAAAGAGCTGAAAAAATTAACTATAAATTTGAAATAAAAGGAAATCAATTATTACTTGACAACTATCTTTTAACTGATATTATAAACAAATTCAGAGATCAAGAGGTGAAAATATACTTATACTTACCTGAAGGTCAATTATTAAAACCAGATGCATCGGTAGAAGACTATGATGAATCTGATAATGATTTCTTTAATTTACATTTTAGTGCTGACAATTATATTTATAAAGTAGGTACTTCAAAAGTTATATGTTTGAACTGCCCTGCATCTGAAAATGAATATGATGATGTAGATGCAAATCAAAATATCGACATAAACGATACTATAAATGAAGTTTCGGTTAAAATAAATGGAAAAGAAGTTCTGAACGGAAAAAAAACTTCAGGACAATTGACTATAGATAAAAACGGAGTTATAATTAAAACGAACTAG
- a CDS encoding PadR family transcriptional regulator — protein sequence MNIENTKAQMRKGVLEFCILSVLKEKDAYTSEILDTLKNAKLLVVEGTIYPLLTRLKNDGLLNYRWEESTSGPPRKYYGLTEIGQTFLNELNGTWNELSDAVTLITNQKQ from the coding sequence ATGAACATTGAAAACACAAAAGCACAGATGCGCAAAGGTGTTCTTGAGTTTTGTATCTTATCTGTACTGAAAGAAAAAGATGCTTATACATCGGAGATATTAGACACTTTGAAAAACGCAAAATTACTGGTAGTAGAAGGAACTATTTATCCATTATTAACCAGATTGAAAAATGACGGTTTACTTAATTATCGTTGGGAAGAATCAACTTCGGGACCACCACGAAAATATTATGGATTAACCGAAATAGGTCAAACATTTTTAAACGAACTAAATGGCACTTGGAATGAACTTTCGGATGCTGTAACACTAATCACCAATCAAAAACAATAG
- a CDS encoding DUF4870 domain-containing protein, giving the protein METTTPLIMETPSERNTATFTHLSTLTQYFIPFGNYIFPVLIWSNKKDKSEFVNHHGKQALNFQLSLLLYTLILALIAIPIFVFVIFKNIPMDVVINDNDFTMNNFNLGDNIGILSVGVLAVLIFGMLKVVEFFLVIYASIKASNGELYKYPLTIPFIK; this is encoded by the coding sequence ATGGAAACAACAACACCACTAATCATGGAAACACCTTCAGAAAGAAACACGGCTACGTTTACTCATTTGAGTACATTAACTCAATATTTTATTCCGTTTGGGAATTATATTTTCCCGGTTTTAATCTGGTCGAATAAAAAAGACAAATCAGAATTTGTAAATCATCATGGTAAACAAGCTTTAAACTTTCAGTTGAGTTTATTGTTATACACTTTGATTCTGGCTTTGATTGCTATTCCAATCTTTGTTTTTGTAATCTTCAAGAACATTCCGATGGATGTAGTTATTAATGACAATGATTTTACAATGAATAATTTCAATCTTGGCGACAATATCGGAATATTAAGTGTTGGCGTTTTAGCAGTTTTAATTTTTGGAATGCTAAAAGTAGTTGAGTTCTTTTTGGTTATTTATGCTTCAATAAAAGCTTCTAACGGAGAATTATACAAATATCCTCTTACGATTCCTTTTATCAAGTAA
- a CDS encoding DUF4442 domain-containing protein, translated as MAISVSKLNKFVLFKLPSAFICGVRVKEIDDNKCVVTVKHRWMNQNPFNSMYFAVQAMAAELTTGALVIAGIQKSGRKISMLVANNKGNFTKKATGRITFVCNDGHLIAEAIQRTIETGEGQTFWMKSIGTNEEGIQVSEMDFEWSIRVK; from the coding sequence ATGGCAATTTCAGTTTCTAAACTCAACAAATTTGTATTATTCAAATTACCATCGGCCTTTATTTGTGGCGTACGTGTAAAAGAAATCGACGACAATAAATGCGTTGTAACGGTAAAGCACCGTTGGATGAATCAGAATCCTTTCAATTCAATGTATTTTGCGGTTCAAGCAATGGCAGCCGAACTTACAACAGGCGCATTGGTAATTGCTGGAATTCAAAAAAGCGGACGCAAAATTTCTATGCTTGTCGCAAATAATAAAGGAAACTTCACCAAAAAAGCAACCGGACGTATTACATTCGTATGTAATGATGGGCATTTAATAGCTGAAGCCATACAAAGAACAATCGAAACTGGCGAGGGGCAAACCTTTTGGATGAAATCCATAGGAACCAATGAAGAGGGAATTCAAGTATCCGAAATGGATTTTGAGTGGAGTATTCGTGTGAAATAG
- a CDS encoding alpha/beta hydrolase, translated as MKNTFYLFIFLTFAVSNFAQTKKKKTATENQPIVLGITDKLKSTELGETRTINIYLPQGYNKKDTLNYPVIYILDGGVEEDFIHITGIVRFNTEEWIARFPKSIVVGIENTNRRRDFTFSVPNIDFVEKIGFKKENFPQYGGSDKYIAFLEKELQPYIDKKFNTNNHKTVIGESLAGLLATEILLKHRNLFDSYIIIAPSLWWGDQSLLTEAPNLLKAKNNKPVQVYVAACDKEEDKTMYDVAVSLSETLKQNDEKNTKIYYDYIQNEIHSTIMHQAVYNGFKAFYPKSIYQK; from the coding sequence ATGAAAAATACATTCTACCTCTTTATCTTCTTAACATTTGCTGTTTCAAATTTTGCCCAAACCAAAAAAAAGAAAACTGCAACTGAGAATCAACCAATCGTTCTTGGAATTACCGATAAGCTAAAATCGACTGAATTGGGTGAAACAAGAACAATAAACATATACTTACCTCAGGGATACAACAAAAAAGACACTTTAAATTATCCCGTTATCTATATTCTTGATGGTGGTGTTGAAGAAGACTTTATCCATATTACTGGAATCGTTCGTTTTAATACTGAAGAATGGATTGCCCGATTCCCAAAATCTATTGTGGTTGGAATTGAAAACACGAACCGAAGACGTGATTTTACTTTTAGCGTTCCTAACATCGATTTTGTTGAAAAAATAGGATTCAAAAAAGAAAACTTTCCTCAATACGGTGGATCTGATAAATACATTGCTTTTCTCGAAAAAGAATTACAACCTTATATTGATAAAAAGTTCAATACAAACAATCACAAAACCGTTATTGGTGAATCTTTAGCTGGATTATTAGCAACTGAAATTTTATTAAAACACCGCAATTTATTTGATAGCTACATAATTATTGCTCCTAGTTTGTGGTGGGGAGACCAATCCTTGCTTACCGAAGCACCTAACTTACTGAAAGCAAAGAACAACAAACCTGTTCAAGTATATGTTGCTGCTTGCGACAAAGAGGAAGATAAAACTATGTATGATGTTGCTGTATCTTTAAGTGAAACGCTGAAGCAAAATGACGAAAAGAACACTAAAATTTATTATGATTATATCCAAAACGAAATACACTCAACTATAATGCATCAAGCAGTTTACAATGGATTTAAAGCTTTTTATCCAAAAAGCATTTATCAGAAATAA
- a CDS encoding DinB family protein: MINTYRLGAVGALLDVYEGTIRDLQQTISDISDTELIKIVDNQTTDDSCRSIQTILSHIVCSGYAYCIYIRRSKGESIEFKDEIFHTTIQDYNSHLNDSFVFMIDTFKNIKDNELEESDNTKKLTTSWGQIYDIEQIMEHAIVHVLRHRRQIEKYIIIIRNIE; the protein is encoded by the coding sequence ATGATAAATACGTATAGACTAGGAGCTGTTGGTGCATTACTTGATGTGTATGAGGGAACCATCAGAGATTTACAACAAACTATTTCGGATATCTCGGATACCGAACTTATAAAGATTGTTGACAACCAAACAACTGATGATAGTTGCAGATCAATTCAGACTATTTTATCGCATATTGTTTGCTCTGGTTATGCATATTGTATTTATATCCGACGCTCCAAAGGGGAATCAATTGAATTTAAAGATGAAATATTTCACACTACCATTCAGGATTATAACAGCCATTTAAACGATTCATTTGTTTTTATGATTGATACTTTTAAAAATATAAAAGACAATGAACTTGAAGAATCTGATAATACTAAAAAACTAACCACTTCTTGGGGGCAAATCTATGATATCGAACAAATCATGGAACATGCTATTGTACATGTTTTAAGACATCGCCGCCAAATAGAAAAATATATAATAATAATCCGAAATATAGAATAA
- a CDS encoding GNAT family N-acetyltransferase, giving the protein MNTDYTKLDNPAWYSLSETHQEFAVDYNNIKFYHPDYCPFGGFITTENIQKSIDAYSEFADNFFIVGEKPLLSNQLELKKELICLQMVLNNRLDIEITETFVPLTTSEHIDALFELVSLVQPGYFKRKTALLGNYFGIFKDNKLIAVTGERMKMNDFTEVSAIVTHPDHTGKGYAKQLIAHAVNTIFDQNKIPYLHVVESNIGAIKLYEKLGFVTRRKMSLWHISK; this is encoded by the coding sequence ATGAATACCGATTATACAAAACTAGACAATCCAGCTTGGTATTCGCTTTCTGAAACGCACCAAGAATTTGCAGTAGATTACAATAACATCAAATTTTATCATCCTGATTATTGTCCTTTTGGAGGATTTATAACTACTGAGAATATCCAAAAATCTATTGATGCTTATTCTGAATTCGCAGATAACTTTTTTATTGTTGGCGAAAAACCGTTGCTTTCAAATCAATTAGAATTGAAAAAAGAATTGATATGCCTGCAAATGGTTCTTAATAACCGACTGGATATTGAAATTACAGAAACTTTTGTTCCGCTTACTACAAGTGAACATATCGATGCTTTATTCGAATTGGTTAGTTTGGTACAGCCTGGTTATTTTAAAAGAAAAACGGCTCTGTTAGGCAATTATTTTGGAATATTTAAGGACAATAAACTGATTGCAGTTACTGGCGAACGCATGAAAATGAATGATTTTACCGAAGTAAGTGCAATCGTTACGCATCCTGACCATACTGGAAAAGGATACGCCAAACAATTAATTGCTCATGCTGTAAATACTATTTTTGATCAAAACAAAATACCCTATTTGCACGTAGTCGAAAGTAATATTGGTGCCATTAAACTATACGAAAAACTAGGATTCGTAACCAGACGCAAAATGAGCCTTTGGCATATTTCTAAGTAA
- a CDS encoding LysE family translocator, whose translation MTGIDSLGTFIIAAIIVIITPGIDTIMVLTRSISLGKKAGLYAAVGVSLGLVIHTIAAAFGLSLILAKSAFAFSLVKYLGAVYLFYLGYKSLTAKTNQAEIKSIEVKNTANKKIFLTALLSDVLNPKIAIFFLAFLPQFIKSSEINNPTPYLILGFIIFMIALIWCSFLALMGSNVATLFNKNKNAESRLNKMTGIVFILLGLKIAFTKR comes from the coding sequence ATGACAGGAATAGACAGTTTAGGAACATTTATAATCGCCGCAATAATTGTTATTATTACACCAGGAATTGATACTATCATGGTATTAACAAGAAGTATTTCTTTGGGTAAAAAAGCAGGATTATACGCAGCTGTCGGAGTTAGCTTGGGACTTGTCATTCATACTATTGCTGCTGCATTTGGACTTTCGCTTATACTAGCAAAATCAGCTTTTGCTTTTAGCCTTGTTAAATATCTAGGAGCTGTCTATTTATTTTATCTTGGTTACAAATCGCTTACTGCAAAAACGAACCAAGCTGAAATAAAATCTATTGAAGTTAAAAATACAGCAAACAAGAAAATATTTCTAACTGCTCTTTTAAGCGATGTTCTAAATCCTAAAATAGCCATTTTCTTCTTGGCATTTTTACCCCAATTTATAAAATCCTCAGAAATAAACAATCCTACTCCTTACTTAATACTAGGATTCATTATCTTTATGATTGCCTTAATATGGTGTTCGTTTTTGGCATTAATGGGAAGTAATGTTGCAACTCTTTTTAATAAAAATAAAAATGCCGAAAGTAGATTGAACAAAATGACTGGAATTGTTTTCATCTTACTTGGTCTCAAGATTGCTTTTACAAAGAGGTAA
- a CDS encoding MepB family protein: MTTSTWSNSIHKDLLEAKEQLYDTCALECTQPIPEAESADYGAYTFQINNQSTIYRVAKITPTKVGQFVTLWKRSEKGPIAPFEITDNIDLFIVSTRNDSNFGQFIFPKSVLHQKGILSDDKKEGKRAIRVYPPWDTTTSKQAQKTQQWQLAYFVPISNEKPIDLDLIKKLIP; this comes from the coding sequence ATGACAACCTCAACTTGGTCAAATTCTATTCATAAAGATTTGCTTGAAGCAAAAGAACAACTGTACGATACTTGCGCTCTGGAATGTACGCAACCAATCCCTGAAGCCGAAAGTGCCGATTATGGCGCTTATACTTTTCAAATAAACAACCAATCAACGATATATCGAGTAGCTAAAATTACTCCAACGAAAGTGGGTCAGTTTGTTACGTTATGGAAAAGAAGCGAAAAAGGGCCTATTGCACCTTTTGAAATTACAGACAACATTGATTTATTTATTGTGAGTACTCGAAACGATTCTAATTTTGGACAGTTCATTTTCCCTAAATCAGTATTGCATCAAAAAGGAATTTTATCTGATGATAAGAAAGAAGGCAAACGTGCTATACGTGTATATCCTCCTTGGGATACGACAACTAGTAAACAAGCACAGAAAACCCAACAATGGCAATTAGCCTATTTTGTACCTATCTCTAATGAAAAACCAATTGATCTTGATTTAATAAAAAAATTGATTCCCTGA
- a CDS encoding alpha/beta hydrolase — protein MKRLLLTLYLLIGMSSSPYAQKIISLYNGKVPNSKEITGVKDTAIVYNAGNKKITVITRVASPDLTVFLPEKSKATGIAVIICSGGGYSGVAIDHEGYAIAKRLNESGIAGFVLKYRLPDAKYVENQTIVPLQDAQRAIELVRENAKQWGINPNKIGIQGSSAGGHLAATAGTHYSKSYIDNPHKTSLRPDFMILTYPVISMTDSLTHLGSRNSLLGENASPEKIKEYSNELHVTPNTAPTFITHAVDDADVKVQNSLVFIAALQQNKVPVESFFYANGGHGFGIDNPTSTVQWITPCIDWILKINKK, from the coding sequence ATGAAACGATTATTGCTAACGCTTTATTTACTTATTGGAATGTCTAGTTCTCCATACGCCCAAAAAATCATTTCTTTATATAATGGCAAAGTACCCAACTCCAAAGAAATTACTGGAGTAAAAGATACTGCTATTGTTTATAACGCTGGAAATAAAAAGATCACTGTAATTACAAGAGTGGCTTCTCCAGATCTTACTGTTTTTCTTCCCGAAAAAAGTAAAGCTACTGGTATTGCTGTAATTATTTGCTCAGGCGGAGGCTATTCGGGAGTAGCAATTGATCATGAGGGGTATGCTATTGCAAAAAGACTAAACGAAAGTGGTATTGCAGGATTTGTTTTAAAATACCGTTTGCCAGATGCAAAATACGTCGAAAACCAAACAATTGTTCCTTTGCAAGATGCACAGCGTGCTATTGAATTGGTGAGAGAAAATGCCAAGCAATGGGGAATCAATCCTAATAAAATTGGAATTCAAGGTAGTTCCGCAGGTGGCCATTTGGCTGCTACTGCAGGTACTCATTATTCAAAATCGTACATAGACAATCCGCACAAAACTAGTTTGCGTCCCGATTTTATGATTCTAACTTATCCTGTTATTAGTATGACAGATTCTTTAACTCATCTTGGCTCTAGAAATAGTTTACTAGGCGAAAATGCATCTCCTGAGAAAATAAAAGAATACTCGAATGAATTGCATGTTACACCAAATACTGCCCCAACATTTATTACACATGCTGTAGATGATGCTGACGTAAAAGTGCAAAACTCACTTGTATTTATTGCTGCTTTACAACAAAACAAAGTTCCTGTCGAATCTTTTTTTTATGCCAATGGAGGTCATGGTTTCGGAATCGATAATCCCACCAGCACAGTTCAGTGGATAACTCCATGCATCGATTGGATTTTGAAGATTAATAAAAAATAA
- a CDS encoding pentapeptide repeat-containing protein gives MDTQLHQGKTFENIDYSEKRLADFEFFNCDFINCNFSKSDLSNNDFIDCTFKNCNFSLATLRNTGLKNSKFTDCKLMGLDFSACNSFLFSMNFQGCILDYSTFLQKKLKKTNFFDCSLKDVDFSETDLTQAVFKNCDLANATFVQSILEKADFRTAKNYSFDPSENRVKNAKFSRLELASFREI, from the coding sequence ATGGATACACAACTTCATCAAGGCAAGACTTTTGAAAACATTGACTACTCTGAAAAGAGATTAGCTGATTTTGAATTTTTCAATTGCGACTTTATAAACTGTAACTTTTCAAAAAGTGATTTAAGCAATAATGATTTTATAGATTGTACTTTTAAAAACTGTAATTTCTCTTTGGCGACATTACGAAACACAGGATTAAAAAATAGTAAGTTTACTGATTGTAAATTAATGGGATTAGACTTTAGCGCCTGCAATAGTTTCTTATTCTCGATGAATTTTCAAGGTTGCATTCTAGATTATTCGACTTTTTTACAGAAAAAATTAAAGAAAACAAACTTCTTCGATTGCTCACTAAAAGATGTAGATTTCTCAGAGACCGATTTAACACAGGCAGTTTTCAAGAACTGCGATTTAGCTAATGCTACTTTTGTACAGAGCATTCTTGAAAAAGCTGATTTTCGTACTGCAAAAAACTATTCTTTTGATCCTTCAGAAAACAGGGTCAAAAACGCAAAATTCTCAAGACTTGAACTTGCGTCTTTTAGAGAGATTTAA
- a CDS encoding helix-turn-helix domain-containing protein, translating into MKMGKDETIRTYSGKDFRDTFLESENTIEHLFKSNSEHFFCLRIEDVNQLKFPIPPSKHICHTVLFITSGIHKLKVGSEEYTTKANEMVVVPAGQIYAIDFMSKNITGIICQFHQDILIGKYGNREMINEFDFLKIWGNPSITFQKREAGFISNLLNRLLIEYSETGSANLEIIQSYLITLLFEINKNAIKTNKTLTAATTLTTKFKELIYLHIKTQHQVSYYASMLSVTPNHLNKSIKSVTGKSPTKWIDETILLEAKYLLYQTNLTINEIAMQVGHYDQSYFSRIFKKHEGITPIEYRKMIEKS; encoded by the coding sequence ATGAAGATGGGAAAAGATGAAACTATAAGAACCTACAGTGGAAAAGACTTTCGGGATACATTTCTTGAATCTGAAAACACTATAGAACATCTTTTCAAATCAAATTCTGAACATTTTTTTTGTTTGAGAATTGAAGACGTAAACCAACTAAAATTTCCTATACCTCCATCCAAACATATTTGTCATACGGTTCTTTTTATTACTTCTGGAATTCATAAGTTAAAAGTTGGATCAGAAGAATATACTACTAAAGCAAACGAAATGGTGGTCGTTCCTGCTGGACAGATTTACGCTATCGATTTTATGAGTAAAAATATAACTGGCATTATTTGTCAGTTTCACCAAGACATTTTAATTGGAAAATATGGCAATCGTGAGATGATAAATGAATTTGATTTTTTGAAAATTTGGGGGAATCCTTCAATAACTTTTCAAAAACGAGAAGCTGGATTTATATCAAATTTATTAAATCGCCTGCTTATTGAATACAGTGAAACTGGAAGTGCAAACCTAGAGATCATACAATCTTACCTTATTACTTTACTTTTCGAAATTAATAAGAATGCTATAAAAACCAATAAAACCCTAACCGCTGCAACTACACTTACAACTAAGTTTAAAGAACTTATTTATTTACATATAAAAACACAGCACCAAGTAAGCTATTATGCTTCGATGCTCAGTGTAACTCCGAACCATTTAAATAAATCTATAAAATCGGTTACAGGAAAATCACCTACCAAATGGATTGATGAAACAATTCTTCTAGAAGCCAAATACTTATTGTACCAAACCAATCTTACCATTAATGAAATTGCCATGCAGGTAGGTCATTATGATCAATCCTACTTTAGCCGTATCTTTAAAAAACACGAAGGCATTACTCCTATCGAGTACCGAAAGATGATTGAAAAATCCTAA
- a CDS encoding GNAT family N-acetyltransferase, whose protein sequence is MTINIDQNIKLELITENHAQPIFDLVDANRIHLREWLPFVDRMQTVEFATNFVKGTMQRNLDGNEFAFVIITNEKVVGRIGIYKIDGQNKIGEIGYWLAENLQGKGIITQSCKAIIDFAFSDLQLNRIEIKCGTENLKSKTIPEKLNFTHEGVLRQGELLYDQFIDLNLYSLLKIDVK, encoded by the coding sequence ATGACCATCAACATTGACCAAAACATAAAACTGGAATTAATAACCGAGAATCATGCCCAACCAATCTTTGATCTTGTTGATGCCAACCGAATTCATTTAAGAGAATGGTTGCCTTTTGTTGATAGAATGCAAACAGTTGAATTTGCAACCAATTTTGTAAAAGGAACTATGCAACGAAACCTAGATGGAAATGAATTTGCTTTTGTTATTATTACCAACGAAAAAGTAGTTGGAAGAATTGGTATTTATAAAATTGATGGTCAGAATAAAATTGGGGAAATTGGTTATTGGCTTGCCGAAAATCTACAAGGAAAAGGAATCATAACCCAATCTTGTAAAGCAATTATCGACTTTGCATTTTCAGATTTACAGCTTAACCGAATTGAAATAAAATGCGGAACTGAAAACTTAAAAAGCAAAACAATCCCAGAAAAACTTAACTTTACCCACGAAGGAGTTCTTCGCCAAGGAGAATTACTTTATGATCAATTTATTGACTTGAATTTATATTCTCTTCTCAAAATTGATGTCAAGTAA